In a genomic window of Candidatus Dadabacteria bacterium:
- a CDS encoding cold shock domain-containing protein gives MQGTVKWFNSSKGYGFITSAEVQDDVFVHYTAIEGEGYKTLNEGDEVNFEIVQGKKGPTATNVVKTS, from the coding sequence ATGCAGGGAACTGTAAAATGGTTTAATAGCTCCAAGGGCTATGGATTTATAACATCCGCCGAAGTGCAGGATGATGTTTTTGTTCATTACACCGCTATTGAGGGCGAAGGCTACAAGACTCTCAATGAGGGTGATGAAGTAAACTTTGAGATCGTTCAAGGTAAGAAAGGACCCACCGCAACCAACGTAGTAAAGACTTCCTAG
- a CDS encoding cold-shock protein has protein sequence MQGTVKWFNSSKGYGFITSDEVQDDVFVHYTAIEGEGYKTLNEGDEVSFEITQGKKGPTATNVVPV, from the coding sequence ATGCAGGGAACTGTAAAATGGTTTAATAGCTCCAAAGGCTATGGATTTATAACATCCGACGAAGTGCAGGATGATGTTTTTGTTCATTACACCGCTATTGAGGGCGAGGGCTACAAGACTCTCAATGAGGGTGACGAAGTAAGCTTCGAGATCACTCAAGGTAAAAAAGGACCCACCGCAACCAACGTTGTGCCTGTCTGA
- a CDS encoding rhodanese-related sulfurtransferase has protein sequence MSERQDNCGVAVLSFYKFVDLDDLVEIKNSLLLLCEKNGINGTFILTSEGINATVAGPPESIDRLIAYLENAPRFSGMQYKLSYNEKSPFHRLKVKFKKELVPMGVGGIKPQRLSGQRVSPERWNELISRPDVLVIDTRNDYENRVGTFRGAVNPETDHFREFPEYVEKNLDPREHTEIAMFCTGGIRCEKATSYLLERGFKRVYQLEGGVLSYLEQVSREQSLWEGECFVFDDRTSVGHDLVKGTWSTCRNCREPVSAEERRSEGFREGVSCPRCHAELTPERISSLEERQKQMRLARERNQKHLGAVIRRGNTRLAQG, from the coding sequence ATGAGTGAGCGACAGGACAACTGCGGAGTCGCCGTTCTCTCTTTCTACAAGTTCGTGGACCTTGACGATCTTGTGGAGATAAAGAACTCTCTGCTTTTGCTTTGCGAGAAAAACGGGATAAACGGCACCTTCATCCTGACATCGGAGGGAATAAACGCCACGGTTGCCGGTCCGCCCGAATCCATAGACCGGCTAATCGCCTATCTTGAGAACGCCCCTAGGTTCTCAGGCATGCAGTACAAGCTCAGTTACAACGAGAAAAGCCCCTTTCACCGCCTCAAGGTTAAATTCAAAAAGGAACTGGTACCTATGGGAGTCGGCGGAATAAAGCCGCAGCGCCTCTCGGGGCAACGCGTTTCGCCTGAGCGGTGGAACGAGCTTATAAGCCGCCCCGACGTGCTTGTTATAGACACGAGAAACGATTACGAAAACCGCGTCGGAACCTTCAGGGGGGCCGTAAACCCGGAGACTGACCATTTCAGGGAGTTTCCCGAGTACGTAGAGAAGAACCTCGACCCCCGCGAGCACACGGAGATAGCGATGTTCTGCACGGGCGGGATAAGGTGCGAAAAAGCGACCTCGTATCTTCTTGAGAGGGGGTTTAAGCGGGTGTATCAGCTTGAAGGGGGAGTGCTTTCATACCTCGAGCAGGTTTCTAGGGAACAGAGTCTCTGGGAAGGGGAATGTTTTGTGTTCGACGACCGTACCTCAGTCGGCCACGATCTTGTGAAGGGAACATGGAGCACGTGCAGGAACTGCAGGGAGCCGGTATCTGCGGAGGAGAGGAGGTCCGAGGGGTTCCGGGAGGGGGTATCCTGTCCCCGCTGCCACGCGGAGCTTACTCCCGAGAGAATTTCGTCACTTGAAGAGAGACAGAAGCAGATGAGACTTGCCCGGGAGAGGAACCAGAAACACCTCGGGGCCGTTATAAGAAGGGGAAACACAAGACTGGCGCAGGGATGA
- a CDS encoding citramalate synthase, protein MSKSRTVEIYDVTLRDGTQGENISFSIHDKIRITKRLDDLGVHYIEGGWPGSNERDKGYFEEAKKLGLKNASVAAFGSTRRARKTCDEDSSIQALLQAETPVVTIVGKSWDFQVTEALKIELEENLELVHDSIEYLKRHVDKVFFDAEHFFDGWKRNSEYSAKVLETAYGAGVDTVVLCDTNGGSMPWDIEGAIREVNGMFDNPSLGIHTHNDSEVGVANTLYAVREGASQVQGTMNGYGERCGNANLCAIIPNIALKLGMKTLSKQNLRKLYSVSHFIHELTNLPPLKKQAFVGESAFAHKGGIHVSAVMKNSDTYEHVEPQSVGNRRRVLVSDLSGRANIAYKAQELGVEIDPKDERILEILNELKVLENQGYEFEGADASFELLVRKTLGTYKKRFYLKNTRTLVEKREEDEEPLSEATAEVQVNGITEYTVARGTGPVNAIDGALRKSLEKFFPGLKTLRLLDYRVRVVSRSGGTDSVVRVLVESGDGEKTWSTVGVSDNIVEASWKALVDSIDYKILKDELSG, encoded by the coding sequence ATGAGTAAATCAAGGACCGTTGAAATATACGACGTGACCCTGCGTGATGGAACCCAGGGGGAAAACATATCCTTTTCCATACACGACAAGATCCGTATAACCAAGAGACTTGACGACCTCGGGGTGCATTACATCGAGGGAGGATGGCCGGGTTCCAACGAAAGGGACAAGGGGTACTTCGAGGAAGCCAAAAAACTGGGGCTTAAAAACGCGAGCGTCGCGGCTTTCGGAAGCACAAGACGCGCAAGGAAAACCTGCGATGAGGACTCTAGCATCCAGGCCCTTTTGCAGGCTGAAACCCCCGTTGTGACGATCGTAGGTAAAAGCTGGGATTTCCAGGTAACGGAAGCTCTCAAAATAGAGCTTGAAGAGAACCTGGAGCTCGTACACGACTCGATCGAGTACCTGAAACGCCATGTGGACAAGGTGTTTTTCGACGCCGAGCATTTCTTTGACGGATGGAAGAGAAACTCTGAGTACTCGGCGAAAGTTCTCGAGACCGCTTACGGAGCGGGGGTCGACACGGTCGTTTTATGCGACACAAACGGCGGTTCGATGCCATGGGATATCGAAGGCGCCATAAGGGAAGTCAACGGCATGTTCGATAACCCGAGCCTGGGAATACATACCCATAACGACAGCGAGGTCGGGGTCGCGAACACGCTTTACGCGGTAAGGGAAGGAGCGTCCCAGGTACAGGGAACCATGAACGGCTACGGAGAGCGGTGCGGAAACGCCAATCTCTGCGCCATAATCCCCAATATAGCGCTTAAGCTCGGGATGAAGACCCTTTCCAAGCAAAACCTTAGAAAGCTTTATTCCGTGTCGCATTTCATCCATGAACTCACCAACCTTCCCCCTCTTAAAAAGCAGGCCTTCGTCGGTGAAAGCGCCTTCGCGCACAAAGGGGGGATTCACGTAAGCGCCGTGATGAAGAATTCCGACACCTACGAGCATGTGGAACCCCAGAGCGTCGGCAACAGAAGGCGGGTGCTGGTCTCGGACCTCTCCGGCCGGGCAAACATAGCCTACAAGGCCCAGGAACTGGGAGTGGAAATAGACCCCAAGGACGAAAGAATCCTCGAGATACTGAACGAGCTTAAGGTTCTTGAGAACCAGGGTTACGAATTCGAGGGGGCGGACGCGTCTTTTGAGTTGCTCGTGAGAAAAACCTTGGGAACCTACAAGAAGCGGTTCTATCTCAAGAACACCAGGACTCTGGTCGAAAAGAGAGAAGAAGACGAAGAACCTCTCTCGGAAGCAACCGCGGAGGTTCAGGTAAACGGCATTACGGAATACACGGTGGCAAGAGGAACAGGTCCCGTAAACGCGATAGACGGAGCGCTTCGGAAATCGCTTGAGAAATTCTTCCCCGGGCTAAAGACCCTGCGGCTGCTGGATTACAGGGTAAGGGTCGTGTCGAGGTCGGGCGGAACGGATTCCGTGGTGAGGGTGCTTGTCGAGTCGGGAGACGGGGAGAAGACGTGGAGCACCGTGGGGGTTTCAGACAACATAGTGGAAGCAAGCTGGAAAGCTCTTGTCGACAGCATAGACTACAAGATTCTAAAAGACGAGCTGAGCGGCTGA
- a CDS encoding aspartate kinase, with protein sequence MALVVQKYGGTSVASIEKIRRVAEHIVATKKQKNDVIAVVSAMAGETDRLVGLAKEIMDPPDEREFDVITSSGEQVSSGLLAMTIKSLGEEAISFQGHQIRITTDNIYSKAKIKSIDDRNIRLALEGKKAVVIAGFQGVDEDGNLTTLGRGGSDLTAVALAAVLGADACELYKDDVDGVYTTDPGVCPDARKLSRISYDEMLEMASLGSKVLQARAVEFAKKFKVPIHVKSTPRPGDEGTWVLDEEKVMESMENVVVSGVTYDRDQAKITVTQVPDQPGIAAMLFSSLADKNIVVDMIVQNVSTEGFTDLTFTVPKSDFKKSIELSEKMAQELGGKQVLSDNLIAKISLVGVGMKTHSGVASRMFGALANEGINIMMISTSEIKISCVLEEKDAENAVRTLHDAFNLGKTDE encoded by the coding sequence ATGGCTCTTGTCGTTCAAAAATACGGCGGAACAAGCGTTGCTAGCATCGAAAAGATAAGACGCGTGGCCGAGCACATAGTAGCTACGAAAAAGCAGAAAAACGACGTGATAGCGGTGGTTTCCGCCATGGCGGGCGAAACCGACAGGCTGGTCGGCCTTGCAAAGGAAATTATGGATCCCCCCGATGAAAGGGAGTTTGACGTGATAACCTCAAGCGGGGAACAGGTCTCTTCCGGCCTTCTGGCGATGACGATAAAATCGCTCGGCGAGGAGGCAATATCGTTCCAGGGACACCAGATAAGGATCACCACCGACAACATTTACTCGAAGGCGAAGATAAAATCGATTGACGACAGGAACATCCGTCTTGCTCTCGAGGGAAAAAAGGCGGTCGTTATAGCAGGATTCCAGGGAGTCGACGAGGACGGAAACCTCACAACGCTCGGGCGGGGAGGCTCAGACCTCACCGCGGTGGCGCTGGCGGCGGTGCTGGGCGCCGATGCGTGTGAACTTTACAAAGACGACGTAGACGGGGTTTACACCACGGACCCCGGGGTCTGTCCCGACGCAAGGAAGCTCAGCCGTATCTCCTATGACGAAATGCTCGAGATGGCGTCTTTGGGATCGAAAGTGCTTCAGGCCCGCGCGGTTGAATTTGCAAAAAAATTTAAAGTGCCTATACATGTTAAGTCAACTCCAAGGCCCGGGGACGAGGGAACCTGGGTTCTGGATGAGGAAAAAGTTATGGAATCCATGGAAAATGTTGTCGTATCGGGAGTCACATACGACAGGGATCAGGCGAAAATCACGGTGACGCAGGTGCCCGACCAGCCCGGCATAGCCGCTATGCTTTTCTCGTCGCTTGCGGACAAGAACATAGTGGTCGACATGATCGTTCAGAACGTGAGCACTGAGGGGTTTACCGACCTCACGTTCACGGTTCCCAAGTCGGATTTCAAGAAATCAATAGAGCTCTCGGAGAAAATGGCCCAGGAACTCGGGGGAAAGCAAGTGCTCTCAGACAACCTTATCGCCAAGATCTCCCTGGTGGGAGTCGGGATGAAAACCCATTCGGGAGTGGCGTCGCGCATGTTCGGGGCGCTTGCAAACGAGGGAATTAACATTATGATGATAAGCACTTCGGAAATAAAAATCTCATGCGTGCTTGAGGAAAAAGATGCGGAAAACGCCGTGAGAACTCTCCACGACGCTTTTAATCTTGGAAAAACCGATGAGTAA
- the tsaE gene encoding tRNA (adenosine(37)-N6)-threonylcarbamoyltransferase complex ATPase subunit type 1 TsaE, which translates to MEHGFLLEVGKPEETMLCGEIMGKLIPRGSIVGLTGDLGAGKTVFAKGLARGLGIEEEPNSPTFVIMSCYEGSVPLFHFDVYRLSGGAEFEDTGYEEFFYGDGVSVVEWADNIRDVLPANAVIIDIQSPPQGAEESRTIKVTGEGQWLLSFKNTAEQALLASKR; encoded by the coding sequence ATGGAACATGGATTCCTCCTAGAAGTCGGCAAGCCTGAAGAAACCATGCTTTGCGGCGAGATAATGGGGAAACTGATCCCCCGAGGCTCGATCGTAGGGCTCACTGGAGATCTCGGCGCGGGGAAAACGGTTTTCGCCAAGGGTCTTGCCCGCGGCCTAGGAATAGAGGAGGAACCCAACAGCCCCACATTCGTCATAATGAGCTGCTATGAAGGCAGCGTGCCTCTTTTTCACTTCGACGTCTACAGGCTCTCGGGCGGTGCCGAGTTCGAGGATACGGGATATGAGGAATTCTTTTACGGAGACGGTGTCTCCGTCGTTGAATGGGCGGACAATATCCGGGATGTATTACCGGCAAACGCTGTTATAATTGATATCCAATCTCCGCCCCAAGGGGCTGAGGAATCGAGAACAATAAAGGTGACAGGTGAGGGACAATGGCTCTTGTCGTTCAAAAATACGGCGGAACAAGCGTTGCTAGCATCGAAAAGATAA
- a CDS encoding NAD(P)H-hydrate dehydratase — translation MKLSTKQISREIDRRTIEEFGVPGVVLMENAGRAVASAILAEYSSAKKIAVICGAGNNAGDGFVIARHLISSGNDVSIHIVQKKQRYKGDAKTNLDSLLEIGGNVRELDGKLPRVKDTDVIIDAIFGTGLDREVGGFYEKLIKFINRQSVPCVSVDIPSGLDADTGQPMGAAVRADMTVTFAPPKLGMCIYPGVDYAGKLCVADITIPKLLEEDIPFELLTFRKSAGLIKRRAADSHKGTYGHLLVLAGSPGKSGAAILCAEAALRTGSGLVTLGIPNSISPAVEEKTTEVMSVSLKDSKDGTFHSDAHKEALRELDGKKTALALGPGISTSRSAGKFLEKVITQCEVPVVLDADALNIISKNPEILRKTKVPAVITPHPGEMARLCGTSSKQVQDDRVGTASRFSEKYGCYVVLKGARTVVSTPGGEVFINPTGNSAMATAGTGDVLTGIIGGLAAQGYDCLESCLLGVFLHGHAADLLLEETGAAGFTASEISRKIPASINSIISSTEEKHFTTVR, via the coding sequence ATGAAACTCTCAACCAAACAGATCTCAAGGGAAATAGACCGAAGGACCATTGAGGAATTCGGAGTTCCGGGCGTCGTGCTTATGGAAAACGCCGGAAGAGCCGTGGCGTCCGCCATCCTGGCCGAGTATTCCTCAGCAAAGAAAATAGCGGTTATCTGCGGCGCCGGAAACAACGCGGGGGACGGCTTCGTGATCGCCCGCCATCTTATTTCCTCGGGAAATGACGTAAGCATCCACATCGTCCAGAAGAAACAGCGCTACAAGGGGGACGCAAAAACGAACCTCGACTCCCTTCTTGAGATCGGGGGCAACGTAAGGGAGCTTGATGGAAAACTCCCCAGGGTAAAAGATACGGACGTCATAATTGACGCCATCTTCGGCACCGGACTTGACAGGGAGGTGGGAGGCTTTTACGAGAAGCTTATAAAATTCATAAACCGCCAGAGCGTCCCGTGCGTTTCCGTTGACATACCCTCCGGACTTGACGCCGACACGGGGCAGCCCATGGGAGCAGCCGTGCGAGCAGACATGACCGTCACTTTCGCCCCACCTAAGCTTGGAATGTGCATTTATCCCGGCGTTGATTACGCGGGAAAGCTCTGCGTGGCAGATATAACTATCCCCAAGCTGCTTGAGGAAGATATTCCCTTTGAACTTCTCACGTTTCGAAAATCCGCGGGGTTGATAAAAAGAAGGGCAGCAGATTCCCACAAGGGAACCTACGGTCATCTTCTTGTGCTCGCGGGTTCTCCTGGAAAAAGCGGAGCCGCGATTCTCTGCGCCGAGGCGGCGCTTCGGACGGGAAGCGGCCTTGTTACCCTGGGAATTCCAAACAGCATATCTCCCGCCGTCGAGGAAAAGACAACGGAGGTAATGTCAGTTTCGCTTAAAGACTCAAAGGACGGAACTTTTCACTCAGACGCCCACAAGGAAGCGCTCCGGGAGCTTGACGGGAAAAAAACGGCGCTTGCCCTCGGCCCCGGAATATCGACCTCGCGAAGCGCGGGGAAATTCCTCGAAAAGGTGATAACGCAATGCGAAGTGCCCGTGGTTCTTGACGCCGACGCGCTTAACATAATTTCAAAAAACCCTGAGATTCTGAGGAAGACAAAAGTTCCCGCGGTAATAACTCCGCACCCCGGCGAAATGGCAAGACTCTGCGGCACTAGTTCAAAGCAGGTGCAGGATGACCGCGTCGGGACCGCGAGCCGGTTCTCCGAAAAATACGGATGCTACGTCGTCTTAAAAGGCGCACGAACCGTCGTCTCCACTCCCGGCGGAGAGGTGTTCATAAACCCTACGGGGAACTCTGCCATGGCCACTGCCGGAACCGGAGACGTGCTTACGGGAATAATCGGGGGACTCGCGGCTCAGGGATACGACTGTCTTGAGTCCTGCCTTCTCGGCGTTTTTCTCCACGGCCACGCGGCTGACCTTCTTCTGGAGGAAACGGGCGCCGCAGGCTTTACCGCATCCGAAATATCGCGTAAAATCCCCGCTTCAATAAATTCCATCATTTCATCCACGGAAGAAAAGCACTTCACTACGGTAAGATAA
- a CDS encoding radical SAM protein, producing MQSMIHPKQAVNGTLKYLYIKATGRPKLLNLEITKLCNARCDFCDYWQTKHEERLSDYTPVIKKINPLVTVITGGEPMIRKDLPDIVRQIKGCSIFIFTSMVTKGDFLTEEKTEELFDAGMDQIAVSLDFPGEKHDTYRGIPGLWEKLSETLPELSERFPDKSLVLNTIIMEDNLDEVVEIANKAREWGIAISFSSYSVMKTNNEDHFVKKEALSKVRDLVEELIALRKKWKGTILSTEYYLREIPGYFERGSVPDCLAGINQIHVTPSGHLKRCSEMPVSAHYSDYRPDLYEKTKCTSCWYSCRGETQSPANVKRAMEYMGIYI from the coding sequence ATGCAGTCGATGATACACCCAAAACAGGCCGTAAACGGCACATTAAAATATCTCTACATCAAGGCTACGGGGAGGCCGAAGCTCCTTAATCTTGAGATAACAAAACTCTGCAACGCCCGCTGCGATTTCTGCGACTACTGGCAGACAAAACACGAAGAGCGTCTTTCGGATTACACGCCCGTCATAAAGAAAATAAACCCCCTCGTCACGGTCATTACCGGCGGGGAGCCCATGATCAGAAAGGATCTTCCCGATATCGTAAGGCAGATAAAGGGATGCTCCATATTCATTTTTACTTCAATGGTAACAAAAGGAGATTTCCTTACCGAGGAGAAAACCGAAGAGCTTTTCGACGCCGGCATGGATCAGATCGCCGTTTCACTGGATTTCCCGGGGGAAAAGCACGATACCTACAGGGGCATTCCCGGTCTCTGGGAAAAACTGTCAGAAACCCTGCCTGAACTCTCGGAGCGATTCCCCGACAAAAGCCTGGTGCTTAACACAATAATAATGGAAGACAACCTCGACGAGGTGGTCGAGATAGCGAATAAGGCAAGAGAGTGGGGCATAGCCATATCCTTTAGTTCCTACTCGGTTATGAAAACCAACAACGAAGACCACTTCGTGAAAAAAGAAGCCCTCTCAAAAGTGAGGGATCTTGTCGAGGAGCTGATCGCGCTTCGAAAAAAGTGGAAGGGCACGATACTCTCAACCGAGTACTACCTCAGGGAAATCCCGGGCTATTTCGAGAGGGGAAGCGTCCCCGACTGCCTGGCCGGCATAAACCAGATACACGTTACCCCGAGCGGTCACCTGAAACGCTGCTCCGAGATGCCCGTCTCTGCCCACTACAGCGATTACAGACCGGATCTTTACGAAAAAACCAAGTGCACTTCCTGCTGGTACAGCTGCAGGGGGGAAACCCAAAGCCCGGCGAACGTTAAAAGGGCCATGGAATACATGGGGATCTATATCTAA
- a CDS encoding VOC family protein — translation MGNHNKIDYVEFPCRDFARTKSFFAEVFGWSFTDYGPDYMAFSDAGLEGGFFRSELESTQAAGGALVVFYSADLEQTLAAIRNAGGKIEIETFEFPGGRRFHFREPSGNEFAVWTDT, via the coding sequence ATGGGAAATCACAATAAGATCGACTATGTTGAGTTTCCATGCCGCGACTTCGCGCGCACGAAATCTTTTTTCGCCGAAGTGTTCGGCTGGTCCTTTACCGATTACGGCCCGGATTACATGGCATTTTCGGACGCTGGTCTCGAGGGCGGGTTCTTCAGATCGGAACTGGAAAGCACACAGGCCGCAGGCGGTGCTCTGGTGGTCTTCTACAGTGCCGACCTAGAGCAAACGCTCGCCGCTATCCGCAACGCCGGAGGCAAGATCGAAATCGAGACCTTTGAATTTCCAGGTGGTCGCCGGTTCCATTTCAGGGAACCGAGCGGAAATGAATTCGCAGTCTGGACCGACACCTGA
- a CDS encoding cysteine--tRNA ligase, with product MQKELPKIKIYNSLSQKKEDLVPFEGDRIRMYVCGPTVYDSAHLGHARSAVSFDVIQRFLRHVGYDVLFARNYTDIDDKIITRSNQEGVSCDEISEKYIKEYREDMASIGVETPDVEPRVTEHLEQITALIEKILEKGFAYRSGNNVFFSVRKFPDYGKLSCRSLDHMLEGVRIDVNEEKEDPLDFALWKESKPGEPAWKSPWGDGRPGWHIECSVMSMEYLGTNFEIHGGGKDLIFPHHENEIAQSEAASGEPFAKYWLHNGLIRINKEKMSKSLGNFFTLSEATKRWSPEAIRLFFLSHHYQNPADFSEKSMHDSEAALERIYLTLLRAAEAREAKGSDPALESSIRKFEEDFYSSMSDNFNTADVVGSLFDLIRSINRSLDSVGKTQSATLALEKIKEICGVLGVLSEEPAEYMEKRKSTANLSDIDPFEIEKLIEERNSAREEKNWKKADEIRDYLSSKGIVLEDRPGGTDWKAQRT from the coding sequence ATGCAGAAAGAACTTCCCAAGATAAAAATCTATAACTCCCTCTCGCAGAAAAAAGAAGATCTCGTTCCCTTTGAAGGAGACAGGATCCGGATGTATGTGTGCGGCCCTACCGTGTATGACTCAGCCCACCTGGGACACGCCCGCTCCGCCGTGTCTTTTGACGTGATACAGAGATTCCTCCGCCATGTGGGCTACGACGTGCTGTTCGCGAGAAACTACACCGACATAGACGACAAGATAATAACCCGTTCAAACCAGGAAGGTGTAAGCTGCGATGAGATATCGGAGAAATACATAAAGGAATACAGAGAGGACATGGCCTCGATAGGGGTTGAGACCCCCGACGTTGAGCCCCGGGTAACGGAACATCTAGAACAGATAACAGCGCTTATAGAGAAGATATTGGAGAAGGGATTCGCCTACCGCTCAGGCAATAACGTCTTTTTCTCCGTGAGAAAATTCCCGGACTACGGAAAGCTCTCCTGCAGGTCACTTGATCACATGCTTGAGGGCGTGAGAATAGACGTTAACGAAGAAAAGGAGGACCCTCTTGATTTCGCGCTCTGGAAAGAGTCAAAACCTGGTGAGCCGGCCTGGAAAAGCCCGTGGGGAGACGGAAGGCCCGGCTGGCACATAGAGTGCTCCGTTATGAGCATGGAGTATCTGGGAACGAATTTCGAGATACACGGAGGGGGAAAGGACCTGATTTTTCCGCACCACGAAAACGAAATAGCCCAGTCAGAGGCCGCCTCGGGCGAACCGTTTGCGAAGTACTGGCTTCATAACGGCCTTATAAGGATAAACAAGGAAAAGATGTCAAAATCTCTGGGGAACTTCTTCACTCTCTCCGAGGCAACCAAGAGATGGTCCCCCGAAGCCATAAGGCTTTTCTTCCTCTCCCACCACTACCAGAACCCCGCCGATTTCTCGGAAAAAAGCATGCACGACAGCGAGGCAGCGCTTGAGAGAATATATCTCACTTTGCTGAGAGCCGCGGAGGCACGGGAAGCCAAGGGTTCCGATCCCGCACTTGAGAGTTCGATCAGGAAATTCGAGGAGGATTTTTACTCCTCGATGAGCGACAATTTCAACACCGCCGACGTGGTGGGAAGTCTTTTTGACCTGATACGCTCAATCAACAGGTCGCTTGACTCCGTGGGGAAAACTCAAAGCGCGACTCTCGCGCTTGAAAAAATAAAAGAGATATGCGGAGTGCTCGGAGTGCTCTCAGAGGAACCGGCCGAGTACATGGAGAAAAGAAAGTCCACGGCAAACCTCTCGGACATAGACCCCTTTGAGATAGAGAAGCTGATAGAAGAGAGGAACTCGGCCAGAGAAGAAAAGAACTGGAAAAAGGCCGATGAGATCAGGGACTACCTAAGTTCAAAGGGAATCGTGCTTGAAGACCGCCCGGGCGGCACCGACTGGAAAGCGCAGAGAACCTAA